In Magnetospirillum sp. XM-1, a single window of DNA contains:
- a CDS encoding FUSC family protein translates to MPVPQVCKMLAAIRVFIRSELAQLLTVHKSDRPWQMPFAAAMSSGLPIAVGAYFDHMSYGLISSLGGIVFLYLPATSLHHRMITLMACSFGLAACYTLGMLSQLITPLMVPVLAFIAALVTMVCRFYQIGPPGSLFFIMAAAIGAYSPVDLLQVPQHVGLLTMGCLLAGVIALLYSMHILRLRAPQPVAPPPPATFDYVVFEPVVIGAFVGISLALGQALNLPRPYWVPVSCLAVIQGMSLRAVWNRQVQRVAGTIFGLLISWGLLALPLDRWSIFMMMTSLVFVIETMVTRHYGVAVIFITPLTLFLAEAASFGHTSSAALIQARFIDTILGCLVGLVGGICLHTPRFRDVASRQIRRLIPSRMLP, encoded by the coding sequence ATGCCTGTGCCGCAAGTTTGCAAAATGTTGGCGGCCATCCGGGTCTTCATCCGATCCGAACTGGCCCAATTGTTGACAGTCCATAAAAGCGACCGCCCGTGGCAGATGCCGTTCGCCGCGGCGATGTCGTCCGGCCTGCCAATTGCCGTCGGAGCCTATTTCGATCATATGAGCTATGGATTGATCTCGTCGCTAGGCGGGATCGTCTTCCTTTACCTGCCAGCAACGTCACTACACCATCGCATGATAACGTTGATGGCCTGCTCGTTCGGCTTGGCCGCATGCTACACCCTGGGCATGCTGAGCCAGCTCATCACGCCGCTGATGGTGCCGGTCCTGGCCTTCATCGCCGCTCTGGTCACCATGGTCTGCCGGTTCTACCAAATCGGACCGCCGGGCAGTCTTTTTTTCATCATGGCGGCAGCTATCGGAGCCTATTCACCGGTCGATCTCCTTCAGGTGCCCCAGCATGTCGGGTTGCTAACCATGGGCTGCCTGCTGGCCGGAGTGATCGCGCTGCTTTACAGCATGCACATCCTGCGCCTGCGGGCGCCGCAACCTGTCGCTCCGCCTCCCCCGGCCACCTTCGACTATGTCGTGTTCGAGCCCGTGGTCATCGGCGCCTTCGTTGGAATCTCGCTGGCCCTCGGCCAAGCGCTCAACTTGCCGCGCCCCTACTGGGTGCCGGTCAGCTGCCTGGCCGTAATCCAGGGCATGTCCCTGCGTGCGGTATGGAACAGACAGGTTCAGCGCGTCGCAGGAACCATCTTCGGCCTGCTGATATCCTGGGGATTGCTGGCCTTGCCCCTAGACCGGTGGTCGATCTTCATGATGATGACGTCGTTGGTTTTCGTTATCGAAACCATGGTCACTCGCCACTACGGCGTGGCCGTAATCTTCATCACGCCGTTGACGCTCTTCCTGGCGGAAGCCGCCAGCTTCGGTCACACCTCGTCTGCCGCTTTGATCCAGGCACGTTTCATCGACACCATTCTGGGCTGTCTAGTCGGCCTGGTGGGCGGCATCTGCCTTCATACTCCCCGCTTCCGGGATGTGGCCAGCCGCCAGATTCGCCGGCTGATACCGTCACGGATGTTGCCTTGA
- a CDS encoding PAS domain-containing protein, whose protein sequence is MSGITQPPWHILTDTDLVAALMDVIPHPIFFKDREGRYLGCNSHFCQMLGYGHDEVVGKTVFEIAPSNLAQVYHEADIKLMETGGTQCYASSVKYGDGLTRRGVFFKSVFHDKAGVAAGLVGMFYPMEFMLHVIDM, encoded by the coding sequence ATGTCCGGGATAACCCAGCCGCCCTGGCATATTTTGACAGATACCGACCTAGTGGCGGCGCTGATGGACGTCATTCCCCATCCCATCTTCTTCAAGGATCGGGAGGGGCGCTATCTCGGCTGCAACAGCCATTTCTGCCAGATGCTGGGATACGGCCACGACGAGGTGGTGGGCAAGACCGTCTTCGAGATCGCGCCGTCCAATCTGGCCCAGGTCTATCATGAGGCGGACATCAAGCTGATGGAGACGGGCGGCACCCAGTGCTACGCCTCGTCGGTGAAGTACGGCGACGGGCTGACCCGGCGCGGCGTGTTCTTCAAGTCGGTCTTTCACGACAAGGCCGGGGTGGCCGCCGGCCTGGTCGGCATGTTCTACCCGATGGAGTTCATGCTCCACGTGATCGACATGTAG
- the nifJ gene encoding pyruvate:ferredoxin (flavodoxin) oxidoreductase has protein sequence MADRALITVDGNEACASVAYRVSEVAAIYPITPSSTMGELADQWASEGRKNIWGVVPDVAEMQHEGGAAGAVHGALQAGSLATTFTASQGLLLMIPNMYKIAGELTSFCMHVTARTVATHGLSIFGDHSDVMACRQTGFGLLASGSGQEAHDMAAIAHSATLKARVPFLHFFDGFRTSHEVTKIEELNDEDLLALLDADSIAAHRARALSPDHPTLRGTAQNPDTFFQMQEARNPWYEACPGIVQQEMDRYAKLTGRAYKLFDYFGHPEAERVVIIMGSGAETVHETVTALAAKGEKVGVLKVRLYRPFSIDAFVSALPTSVRAIAVLDRCKEPGAIAEPLYLDILAALAEAKATGNRATAADPVVIGGRYGLASKEFTPGMAKAVFDELARSKPKRRFTVGITDDVTHLSLEPDSSFKLVQPKVKSAVFFGLGADGTVGANKNSIKIIAENAGFQGQGYFVYDSKKSGAITISHLRFSPEPIQSAYLLDSGDADFVACHHFVFLDKYEVLRYAAKGATFLLNSPHPADEVWTHLPREVQQEIIDKQIKVHVIDARKVALATGMGNRINTIMQTCFFALSGVLPRDEAIGHIKKAIEKTYGRKSEKLVAKNFEAVDETLHHMHEVKIPAEATSNRSLPPIVPEDSPDFVKRVSALMLANHGDKLPVSAFPVDGVWPTGTARFERRNIAAEIPVWDEGPCIQCNKCALVCPHAAIRAKVASPADMEAAPASFKRMDYRGNEFKGDAYIIQVAPEDCTGCTLCVKVCPGKDKKDPNRLALRMEAKDPILETEKANWAFFVDLPEVNKEKLGTPTVKTAQLLQPLFEFSGACLGCGETPYIKLMTQLWGDRLMIANATGCSSIYGGNLPTTPYTQNADGRGPAWANSLFEDNAEFGFGFRLAVDQHKNQAKLLLAALTATGQVPEKLANEIALAPQGSEVEIAVQRNRILELRKVLSGLKSADARLLEQVADYLVEKVVWIVGGDGWAYDIGYGGLDHVFASGKNVNILVMDTEVYSNTGGQQSKATPIGASAKFAIAGKTLPKKDLGMMAMAYEDVYVANVAFGSKDVQTMRAFQDAVSYPGVSLIVAYSHCIAHGYDLAHGLDQQKMAVEAGYWPLYRWDPRKMGSGESPLTLDSKEPNGKLYDFMKGEARFQMVERADPERYRKLVDSAESQLRRRFAMLRRFAGLPDAPPPAGGKEAAE, from the coding sequence ATGGCAGACAGGGCTTTGATCACGGTCGACGGCAACGAGGCGTGCGCCTCGGTGGCTTACCGGGTCAGCGAGGTGGCGGCGATCTATCCGATCACGCCGTCTTCCACCATGGGCGAGCTGGCCGACCAGTGGGCCTCGGAAGGGCGCAAGAACATCTGGGGCGTGGTCCCGGACGTGGCCGAGATGCAGCACGAGGGCGGCGCCGCCGGCGCGGTCCACGGCGCGCTGCAGGCGGGCTCGCTGGCCACCACCTTCACGGCCAGCCAGGGCCTGCTGCTGATGATCCCCAACATGTACAAGATCGCCGGCGAATTGACGAGCTTCTGCATGCATGTCACGGCCCGCACAGTGGCCACCCACGGCCTGTCCATCTTCGGCGACCATTCCGACGTCATGGCCTGCCGCCAGACCGGCTTCGGCCTGCTGGCCTCGGGCTCGGGCCAGGAAGCCCACGACATGGCGGCCATCGCCCATTCGGCGACCTTAAAGGCCCGGGTGCCGTTCCTGCACTTCTTCGACGGCTTCCGCACCTCGCACGAGGTCACCAAGATCGAGGAGCTGAACGACGAGGACCTGCTGGCCCTGCTGGATGCCGATTCCATCGCGGCGCACCGCGCCCGGGCGCTGTCCCCCGACCATCCGACCCTGCGCGGCACGGCGCAGAACCCGGACACCTTCTTCCAGATGCAGGAGGCCCGCAATCCCTGGTACGAGGCCTGCCCCGGCATCGTGCAGCAGGAGATGGACCGCTATGCCAAGCTGACGGGCCGCGCCTACAAACTGTTCGACTATTTCGGCCATCCCGAGGCCGAGCGCGTAGTCATCATCATGGGCTCGGGCGCCGAGACCGTGCATGAGACGGTCACCGCGCTCGCCGCCAAGGGCGAGAAGGTGGGCGTGCTGAAGGTCCGCCTCTATCGCCCCTTCTCCATCGACGCCTTCGTCTCCGCCCTGCCGACCAGCGTGCGCGCCATCGCCGTGCTGGACCGCTGCAAGGAGCCGGGCGCCATCGCCGAGCCGCTCTATCTCGACATCCTGGCCGCCCTGGCCGAAGCCAAGGCGACGGGCAACCGCGCCACCGCCGCCGACCCGGTGGTGATCGGCGGCCGCTATGGCCTGGCGTCGAAGGAATTCACCCCTGGCATGGCCAAGGCAGTGTTCGACGAACTGGCGCGGTCCAAGCCGAAGCGCCGCTTCACCGTGGGCATCACCGACGACGTCACCCACCTGTCGCTGGAGCCCGATTCCTCGTTCAAGCTGGTCCAGCCCAAGGTCAAGAGCGCGGTGTTCTTCGGCCTGGGCGCCGACGGCACGGTGGGCGCCAACAAGAACTCCATCAAGATCATCGCCGAGAACGCCGGCTTCCAGGGCCAGGGCTATTTCGTCTATGACTCGAAGAAGTCGGGCGCCATCACCATCTCGCACCTGCGCTTTTCCCCCGAGCCCATCCAGTCGGCCTATCTGCTGGATTCGGGCGACGCCGACTTCGTGGCCTGCCACCACTTCGTCTTCCTGGACAAGTACGAGGTGCTGCGCTACGCCGCCAAGGGCGCCACGTTCCTGCTGAACTCGCCCCACCCCGCCGACGAGGTGTGGACCCACCTGCCGCGCGAGGTGCAGCAGGAGATCATCGACAAGCAGATCAAGGTGCACGTGATCGATGCCCGCAAGGTGGCGCTGGCCACCGGCATGGGCAACCGCATCAACACCATCATGCAGACCTGCTTCTTCGCTCTCTCGGGCGTGCTGCCCAGAGATGAGGCCATCGGCCACATCAAGAAGGCCATCGAGAAGACCTACGGCCGCAAGTCGGAAAAGCTGGTCGCCAAGAACTTCGAGGCGGTGGACGAGACGCTCCACCACATGCACGAGGTCAAGATCCCGGCCGAAGCCACCTCCAACCGCTCGCTGCCGCCCATCGTGCCCGAGGATTCGCCCGACTTCGTCAAGCGCGTCTCGGCCCTGATGCTGGCCAATCACGGCGACAAGCTGCCCGTCTCCGCCTTCCCGGTGGACGGCGTGTGGCCCACCGGCACGGCGCGCTTCGAGCGCCGCAACATCGCCGCCGAAATCCCGGTGTGGGATGAGGGCCCCTGCATCCAGTGCAACAAGTGCGCCCTGGTCTGCCCGCATGCCGCCATCCGCGCCAAGGTGGCCAGCCCGGCCGACATGGAAGCCGCCCCGGCCTCGTTCAAGCGCATGGATTACCGCGGCAACGAGTTCAAGGGCGACGCCTACATCATCCAGGTGGCGCCCGAGGACTGCACCGGCTGCACGCTGTGCGTCAAGGTCTGCCCCGGCAAGGACAAGAAGGACCCCAACCGCCTGGCGCTGCGCATGGAGGCCAAGGACCCGATCCTGGAGACCGAGAAGGCCAACTGGGCGTTCTTCGTCGACCTGCCGGAAGTGAACAAGGAAAAGCTGGGCACGCCCACGGTGAAGACCGCCCAGTTGCTCCAGCCGCTGTTCGAGTTCTCCGGCGCCTGCCTGGGCTGCGGCGAGACCCCCTACATCAAGCTGATGACCCAGCTGTGGGGCGACCGTCTGATGATCGCCAACGCCACCGGCTGCTCGTCCATCTATGGCGGCAACCTGCCCACCACGCCCTACACCCAGAACGCCGACGGCCGCGGCCCCGCCTGGGCCAACTCGCTGTTCGAGGACAACGCCGAGTTCGGCTTCGGCTTCCGCCTGGCGGTGGACCAGCACAAGAACCAGGCCAAGCTGCTGCTGGCCGCGCTGACCGCCACCGGCCAGGTGCCGGAGAAGCTGGCCAACGAGATCGCCCTGGCGCCGCAAGGCTCCGAGGTGGAGATCGCCGTCCAGCGCAACCGCATCCTCGAGCTCAGGAAGGTGCTCTCCGGCCTGAAGTCGGCGGACGCCCGCCTGCTGGAGCAGGTGGCCGATTATCTGGTCGAGAAGGTGGTGTGGATCGTCGGCGGCGACGGCTGGGCCTACGACATCGGCTATGGCGGCCTGGACCACGTCTTCGCCTCGGGCAAGAACGTCAACATCCTGGTCATGGACACCGAGGTCTATTCCAACACCGGCGGCCAGCAATCCAAGGCGACCCCCATCGGCGCCTCGGCCAAGTTCGCCATCGCCGGCAAGACCCTGCCCAAGAAGGACCTGGGCATGATGGCCATGGCCTACGAGGACGTCTACGTCGCCAACGTGGCCTTCGGCTCCAAGGACGTGCAGACCATGCGCGCCTTCCAGGACGCCGTCAGCTATCCCGGCGTCTCGCTGATCGTCGCCTACTCCCACTGCATCGCCCACGGCTACGACCTGGCCCATGGCCTGGACCAGCAGAAGATGGCGGTGGAGGCCGGCTACTGGCCGCTCTACCGCTGGGACCCTCGCAAGATGGGCAGCGGCGAAAGCCCGCTGACGCTGGACAGCAAGGAGCCCAACGGCAAGCTGTACGACTTCATGAAGGGCGAGGCCCGCTTCCAGATGGTGGAACGCGCCGATCCCGAGCGGTACCGCAAGCTGGTCGACAGCGCCGAAAGCCAGCTGCGTCGCCGCTTCGCCATGCTGCGCCGCTTCGCCGGCCTGCCCGACGCGCCGCCCCCGGCCGGCGGCAAGGAGGCGGCGGAGTAG
- a CDS encoding NADPH-dependent FMN reductase: MSQHQIAIIVGSLRKDSFNRKLADAIVKLAPPEFSFQHTQIGGLPLYNQDDDLTPVPAVSRLRAEIAAAHGLLFVTPEYNRSIPGVLKNALDHGSRPYGKSVWAGKPAGIMGCSPGAIGTSLAQQHLRNVLAYLDVPTLGQPEAFIQIKDGFFDADGAIANPDTRKFLQGWMDKYVSWVENLLRDKDGAYLRARFGGS, translated from the coding sequence GTGAGCCAACACCAGATCGCCATCATCGTTGGCAGCCTGCGCAAGGACAGTTTCAACCGCAAGCTTGCCGATGCCATCGTGAAATTGGCGCCGCCGGAATTTTCATTCCAGCATACTCAGATCGGCGGTCTGCCGCTCTACAACCAGGATGACGACTTGACGCCAGTGCCAGCCGTCTCTCGGCTGAGGGCTGAAATTGCCGCCGCCCATGGGCTGCTGTTCGTGACGCCGGAATATAACCGCTCGATCCCCGGCGTGCTCAAAAATGCCCTCGACCATGGCTCGCGTCCCTACGGCAAAAGCGTTTGGGCGGGAAAACCTGCCGGGATCATGGGGTGTTCCCCCGGCGCCATCGGCACCTCCCTGGCACAGCAGCATTTACGCAATGTTCTCGCCTATCTGGACGTGCCGACACTCGGCCAACCCGAGGCGTTTATCCAGATAAAGGATGGGTTCTTTGACGCCGATGGCGCGATCGCCAATCCGGATACGAGAAAATTTCTGCAAGGATGGATGGACAAGTACGTGAGCTGGGTAGAAAACCTGCTGCGTGACAAGGACGGGGCGTATCTGCGGGCGCGCTTCGGCGGAAGCTGA
- the panE gene encoding 2-dehydropantoate 2-reductase, translating into MRILVLGAGATGGYFGGRLAEAGADVTFLVRPKRARLLAEKGLRIQSPHGDAAFPVKTVTADTLSGHWDMVLLSCKAYDLDESIKAIAPAVGPESAVLPILNGLAHYGPLDAAFGPGRVIGGLCHIFSTLGADGEIVHMNNINRITFGERSGGTSARTEALAKAFGPAKCETRHSPEIMQEAWEKYVLLAPLAGMTCLMRASVGTIMATGDGEAIMREMFEECAAVASHAGHAPRPEARDLALGFLTQKGSAMTASMMRDLEAGGPTEGEHIVGDMLRRARAAGLAAPLLRTALTHLQAYEIRRKG; encoded by the coding sequence ATGCGGATTTTGGTTCTGGGCGCGGGGGCGACGGGGGGCTATTTCGGCGGGCGGCTGGCGGAGGCCGGGGCGGACGTGACCTTTCTGGTGCGGCCCAAGCGCGCCCGGTTGCTGGCCGAGAAGGGGCTGCGCATCCAAAGCCCGCATGGCGACGCCGCCTTCCCGGTCAAGACGGTGACCGCCGATACCCTGTCGGGCCACTGGGACATGGTGCTGCTGTCGTGCAAGGCCTATGACCTGGACGAATCCATCAAGGCCATCGCGCCGGCCGTCGGCCCCGAATCCGCCGTCCTGCCCATCCTGAACGGGCTGGCCCATTACGGCCCGCTGGACGCGGCCTTCGGGCCCGGACGGGTGATCGGCGGGCTGTGCCACATCTTCTCCACCTTGGGCGCGGATGGCGAGATCGTGCACATGAACAACATCAACCGCATCACCTTCGGCGAGCGGTCGGGCGGCACCTCGGCGCGGACCGAGGCGCTGGCCAAGGCCTTCGGCCCCGCCAAGTGCGAGACCCGCCATTCGCCCGAGATCATGCAGGAGGCCTGGGAGAAGTACGTGCTGCTCGCCCCGCTGGCCGGCATGACCTGCCTGATGCGCGCCAGCGTCGGCACCATCATGGCGACCGGAGACGGCGAGGCCATCATGCGGGAGATGTTTGAGGAATGCGCCGCCGTGGCGTCCCATGCCGGTCATGCCCCGCGCCCCGAGGCCCGCGATCTGGCGCTGGGCTTCCTGACCCAGAAGGGCTCGGCCATGACGGCGTCCATGATGCGCGACCTGGAGGCCGGCGGCCCCACCGAGGGCGAGCACATCGTCGGCGACATGCTCCGCCGGGCCCGCGCCGCCGGGCTAGCCGCCCCGCTGCTGCGCACCGCGCTCACCCATCTGCAGGCCTACGAGATCAGGCGGAAGGGATAG